The Glycine soja cultivar W05 chromosome 9, ASM419377v2, whole genome shotgun sequence sequence CTGGCCTTCTAAGGCTTTTATAACTTGatatttattattgtataattattatttataagttCTAGATCAATTGAAGAATCAACTTTTACTGATGAGATTGAATCCGATGATGAAGGTATATTCACTTTTAGTTGttctaaaaaaactttaatatcattattcatatctaatttttcaaaaattttaaaatatagatgGATCTTTGGTCAGTGGCATTACTCAATGTTTGCAAGATTAGTAGACATTATTGTTGATCGGTAAAGTAATAACTATACTTATTTACTAATGTGATGTATGATTTTAAGATTTGAAACAACATCTAAAATATGatgttttgattttataaataccAGGTTGAGGAAGAAATGTTGATGACATCTTTAGTGAAGTTggtggttattttgatgatggacattgttttcattttctagttATTTCTAATTTGGTGTAATTTGAACTAATGAACATTTGAGTTATGTTGTTTCATATTTGgtgtattttatttaccttaaaaaattatagaatcaCGCTAGACAAATGTGTtagtcttaattttatttattactagttagttttattttagactttttacataatttaatattcatttcTTAACGAATTTTGTAGACACATACGTTATAATAAagttattgatatataagtagttgaaaataaatgtttaacaatcaatttattttttctagaatcaaatttttaatatttttttacaaaaaaaaattacttttcgaATTTGAATCGGGTACGTGTCAAGATCAGGGATACCCGATACCCAACGGATACGAGGAtgggataataaattttaacccgtCGAGTACCGGGTACAGGTATGGGGACATGTTGGGGAGTCGGGGTCGAGGAGACAATAATTTAATGTGGTACTGTATAAAACACTGACTCAATTCTATATTTTCAGCAATACAATGCTACTTTTTGCTGCATGTATGTTTTCACTTACAACGATTAATCCAAACTGTATTAATTgttgtattcaatctcaaataAGAAACTATGGTTCGCTGACAATGTAGACAATTGTAATATTAAACAATACTCATATGTGTACAACAAATGTAATAATAAACGACATAAGTCTGACAATGACATACATACCTCAAAATGTGCTAGTAACAAAAACTTTGGGTGCAGTAAGGCCGGTGATAATTTGATGATTTTATGTTCAGTCCAGCAACAAGAAGTTCTTCGAGAGCCTTAACTTTGTTACACAATTAAATAGTAGTACCTACAAGCAATACAAATTGTTTAAGCTAAAAGTAGGAAACCAATTGTCaaagaaaattaattcaaacacactgacaatatatgtatttatcatgtcaaaattaattaaagaactattcaattaattttcacTCCACAGACCATGTTGGACTTGAGGCCCATTACCACTAGTTGCTGCAGCTCATAGTGCTTGTCTCACTAGTATCAGCTTTGGCATCAACTATTTTTCCTCGTGATGTTCAACACCTGTCTCGTGCTTTCTATTTGACTCATCTTCCAAGGATGTTGGCGTATAAACACAGGGCTTATGCTATGGATGACATGTTTTGTCCTTCAAGGGTGTGTCATGAATTTGGCCAAGTCAAGTGGTCAATCTTGTCATCGGAGCCGTCACTTGTGATTTTAAACAGCCTGATTTCAGGCCTGGACTGTATCATAACAGTCTGAATTTCCTCCCAAATCACAACATACAGTCTCCCTGATAGGAAGAGGAAGATAAGGACTCAACAAGAGGCAAACCAAACCACCTTAGCACTTGAAGGATTATGTCTAAGGGATTTTGGTACCAAATCCATTATTTTGTAGTGCTCCATTCTGTTATGAGCAGTAGTGCTTGATTCTGTTAGGAGGAGTAGTGCCTTATGCTTTTATAATTCTGTTATTTAGTGCCTTAGAGATTCTGTTATTAGCTTTTGTCTTGTAGCAAGCGCATATAACTATATATAGGTGGTGTATTATTAGAAGGAGATATGAAGAATATAAGCAAATTTCCTTCTATCTCTGTCTTAAGCTTCTTACCTCTGTGTTTCTgcattttgtttttatcctCTGTTTATAACAATTGGTGTTTTCATTAAGCTCCAATGACTGTCATGCCAACCCACACCACCCGCCAAACCACCTCTTTTCCATTGCATCCTCTCCACACTACCCTCCATCAGCAACCACCTTTGTCAGGCTCATCCCTTCCATTTCAGCACACACCTCGAATGGCGGATGCCGAACTTTCTGTTGCTTGCATGGACCGCCTTGAGGCTGCCATGGCCAAACTTGCTGCAGCTCAACTTTGCTTCGCCGCGACCCAAGCTTCCATGGAATCTAAACTGGATGTCCTTCTTCTAAAACTGCCTATCCCGATAACCAGCCACCACTACCCATCTTCTTCCTTCGTGCAATCAACACCGCCGTCTCCGCCGTCCATGCCGACTCCGCCGTCCATAGCGACTCTGCCGCCCATGCCAATTCCGTTTCCATGTCCCGCACCCATGCAACCAAGCCCTGCACCCTTGCCGGCTCCGCTTCCCATTGCTGCTTTCCACCACCCCACTAACAGCAAGCCGCACACGTCCTCCCCCAACCTCCGCTGGGCCGCCATCCACTAGATCCACACAGAGTCCCCCCAGTCGCCGCATCCTCCCCTCGGACCTCCGCTTATCCCCTTCCATCATGTTCTCCGCCAAGTTCAGGGACAAGGAGCTCGACCACCCCTTCCTCCTCACCTTCTATGCAACTATCGACACTGCCAAATGGCTTTGCATCCGCAACACTAACCTTCATTCGCTCACGAGCTATTTTCCTTCACACATTATAATTTGGGATCCTGGTTCTACTTCTTAAGCCGTGGTTTGAAGTCCtaacaccttgaggacaaggtgtttttgATGGGCCAGGGATGATAGGAAGAGGAAGATAAGGACTCAACAAGAGGCAAACCAAACCACCTCTGCACTCGAAGGATTATGTTTAAGGGATTTTGGTACCAATTCCGTTATTTTGTAGTGCTCCATTCTGTTATGAGCAGTAGTGCTCAATTCTGTTAGGAGCAGTAGTACCTTATGCTTTTATAATTCTGTTATTTAGTGCCTTAGAGATTCTGTTATTAGCTTTTGTCTTGTAGCATGCGCATATAACTATATATAGGTGGTGTATTATTAGAAGGAGATGTGAAGAATATAAGCAAATTTCCTTCTGTCTCTGTCTTAAGCTTCTTACCTCTGTGTCTCTGCATTCTGTTTTTATCCTCTGTTCATAACACTCCCTCTCAACCCAAGCATTTTTTATAGGCAACTTGCCTTGTTGCAACCATTATCTCTGCGTGTAACTAACTCAACTATCAAATTATTCTATCAAACTAACTATATGGGTTAGCAATGAATCTCAAGCTTGACCCTGAAATTCGATCGTATTTCtttcttatgttttttgttttccaggtaatatgaaatgaaaaatacattGTTTTTGGCATGAACAAAGAATAGGCAGCAGCTTATACCCTGGTGAGTGTAAAACCAATTTAGGATTGGAGACCAGATTTTTTGGCAGTAAAGAAACTGGGTTAGCACATTTCCAAGTGGAATTATTTTGAGGGACTAAGGAATGATATTGGCAAAAGTTTGGCAGGGATCACAATTTAGTTGCCAAGACATTGTGTAACTGTAAATGTAAACTAAACTATTGTATGGAGCCAAATGGTTCTCTCCTTAGTACTGTTGTAGACTAAATTTGCTTTCTACTGAGAATATGGAATGGAGCAAGAAAAGCAGTATCAAAGCTGTCCTCTATGTATCTATGCAATTATCTGATTCAGCttcttattttgattattttcaacACAATTGAAATACATTTACTGTAAACTGGTTGAATTGATGCTCATTAAAAATTTCCATACTACAATTATCAGAATGACTagtataaattttgtaaatggtCTTACATGTGGATTGTGTACAGGATAACATGCCAAAGGAAATTGCTGACTATTTAAATAAGATGGGTGCGAGAATACCAAACATAAAGCCTGGGAAGGCTACCATAGAGTACCTCTCCAAGGTTCAGGCATCCACACGATTTTGGGGTATGTTACTGGTGAATGGCCTGTATTTTCCAGTTACATGATGTTAATTCACTACCCAGTGGAAAATTTGCAGGGGGGCTATTGTTAAGTGTTCTGGCCACTGCATCAAGCGTTCTTGACCACTATTTGCGGCGTGTCAATGCTGGATTTGCTATTGGTTTTACATCAGTTCTAATTATTGTAAGTGCAAGGAGGATTCTTGTAATTATACTTTGCATGCAAACTTATAGGTAACACCACATTATCAGGCAAGAAATTCATGCCACCTGCACTTCCCTGGCTTGAATTGCTTTTTATGTAATTCCAATTTTGGGAGCACATAACTGGCATGTCACTAGTATTGGTAGTATCTTACTGATTTATAGTTTCTATtttcatcacctaaaaaaagaaataaatgatttGCATTGGGTATAAGGGGATTTAGTTGAACAGTTTTccttctacaaaaaaaaaatggaattggTTCAAGAGTCATACTTATATACAGTACTGAAAATTTGAAAGACTTTCTTTAAACATAATACATAAACCATCAAATTCTTTGTTCAACTTCCTAGTCTGTTGTATAGATTCACTTAGTCCTTGGTTTTATTGATCCAGGTTGGTTCCATTATTGAACTCAGAAGATCATATCAAGCATATAATGTGATGCCAAGCTTGAGCAATGCTTTGAGACGATATGGCGTATAACTTTGGGAAAAGCCATGCTGTCACTCCCCTGAGCCAATTTAATTTGAACCTCTGGGATAACTTTGGCCAACGTTGTATGTGGTAAGTAGTATAATTTTTCTGTCCACAGATTTTTCAATTCTGGTACTTATAATTGATCAGGACTGCCTATTGTCAAACAAATTTTCAGGAAGTTTGGATTTTCGGGGACATTAAAGTTTACAGTGTCTAAGAATATTGAGGTTAGCTAGTGGTGTGTTGCTAGTGAGGAGGTGGTAAACGCTGCCTGCCGATAATGACAGTAGCTGATTCAGAAGCCTCATCTTCTGGTTTATATCTCtttgatatttgttttatggatttaggaaaataattatttaggttATAGTTGTAGCTACAGCAGAAATTTGTACAGGAAATTCTCCTGTTATAGACGTGCTCTGTAATATAAAAACGAGGTGTTTGTATACAGGAGGTTAAATGCCTTGATAGCGAGTCGTTATCCCCAAAAAATGGCCTAAATGGTAGGCACTGATACACTAACAAAAAATTCAGTGTAGATTATAGGCTCCTTTCCTTATTGAATTTTGAGGACCTGTTTTGGTACCAAGAGACTGGAAAtatgattaagcatcacatattGCTATGATTATGTGCTTCTGGAACTTATTTATAGAGTTTGATGGCTGACCTGATAGTGTGCAAACACTTGTCATATTATTATGTTATGTACTTTTAGTTTTTGTAGTATTACAACCTTCCATGATTTTGTATGCCTCCTTTCTTTTCtgttctattttaaatcaaggTATTAAATTACTACATTTCAGAACTAGTTCAGATAAGTTCCCAAGTATATGTTGTCTTGCTTATAAAATGTAGCTTGAAGGAAGCATCATATAGTGGAGGGGGAAATATTACATTCAAAGGATCTCTTGGAGAGGGTACTTACTTAAAGAGAAGAATCTTTCAAGGACAGTCCATTTTAGCCAAGTTGCCTATCCACTTCATTTATTCTGTAAGCTATCACCTCTATTAAAATTTCTGGAAAATGTGTACATATCTCTATCCTCAGGTTTGAAGCATGATAGGGAGGTTACATGCTCATGTCTTTCAAAATCTTAAATTGTTAGCTAAAGGCACATGAATTGTTTTCTATTTGTATATTTCAAGCACAAGAAATTATAAAGTGGTCCAGGGCCACCACTGTTTATGGTCCCAACTAATCTTTATATGACAtgtattcaaaattttcaatttacaagGAAAAATTAATAACACTTGATAACATATCATAGGGAGATTAATGGAGACCATGTGATCGAAGATTATCTAATAATTTATCCTCAACACACCACTTTGTGTAAGACCCTTTGGGCTTGAACTAGGAAAAATGCAGAAGCTTACTTGCTTtgcattgaaattcaaatttttattagaaattatagtGGCAAAGGTTGAAGTTTAGACCTTCTGGTCATAGAGGCTCTAATACTGTCATGAACCAACTCTCGCAAAGGCAAATGCACCAATGATTTTATGCCTTTACATCTCTGGCCATCAGACTCATCTAACCTAAAATAGCTGTCAATACAGCAGTGTAAATAAAAGTTTACTTAAAAATTGTTTATCTTCCTAGGGAGCTAAATCTAGATACTTATTTGAGGGAAGGGAAGTGAAGTATGTATCTTTCCTTAACCAATGGTATAGTGCACATACTGACTAGTTCACCAAAATCATCATATACAATTTGAGATTCCTATTACCCGCTTTTCTTAGTCCATTTGACACCTGAAATCTGTGACAAATGCAGATGAAATCTGATACAATTCTTCATTGGAACTTGTACTTGACTTCACTTCTACCATCAACAAAACAACGTCTTTACTACTCACTTCCCATGGAATGGATTATCTGTCAAGCGAATTTAGCAAAGTAGTCCTAACAAGTGAGCACAAGGGAAATGCCCCTGGATGGGTTATACATGAAGGTACAATTGAAATGAATGGTTACATTCTCACTGGAATCCATGCTTTGTGCTATAGGCCAAATGCTCCTTCCATGAAATCCAGACCATTTGGTCCTGATCATGCTGTGCCTTCCTCAACTGATTATTTTGTTGTTCTTGGTCACATCACTGTCAAGACTTCTAACTATAAGCCAGATTTTCCAGTTTCTACTTCCTAGCTAGTTAATGGTGAATGCATCAATTGGAAATCTGGTcctcaagattcaaggatcctAAGTGTTAAAATTTCTTGGAAACTGAAAAATGGACAGAATCTTGCATTTTCACACCACAATGTGTATGTGGAGAAACCACCAAAGCTAGCATATGGTAATCCAAGCACAGCATTGGAACCTGTGCAGGAGTAGCACATGTAAACTGTTTCTATTAAAGGAAGTTGAGGCTCTGACAACTGAACTTCAGAGGGTTAAGGAAGAGAAAGCACAGGCTCTGAACGATGAAAAGCTTGCTGCTTCTAGTGTTCAAGCCTTATTAGAAGAGAAAAACCTTTATTCATCAGTGAATTGGAGAATTCTagggatgaagaagaaaatagtAAAAAGGCAATGGAAAGCTTAGCTTCTTCATTACATGAAGTATCTGCAGATGCTAGAGAAGCCAAAGAAAATCTACTAAACATCCAAGCTAAAAGTGAAAGCTATGATGCCCAGATTGAAGACTTAAAGTTAGTGTTAAAAGCTACTAATGAAAAATACGAGTCCATGCTTGATGAGGCACGACATGAGATTGATGTTCTTGTATGTAGTATTGAAAATTCTAAGAGTGCCTTTGAGAACTCCAAGGCTGAGAGGGAGCAGAGAGAGCTTCAATTAGTCAGCTgcataaagaaaatgaagaagagaagG is a genomic window containing:
- the LOC114367985 gene encoding preprotein translocase subunit SCY2, chloroplastic-like, which produces MVLHVDCVQDNMPKEIADYLNKMGARIPNIKPGKATIEYLSKVQASTRFWGGLLLSVLATASSVLDHYLRRVNAGFAIGFTSVLIIVGSIIELRRSYQAYNVMPSLSNALRRYGV